Proteins encoded in a region of the Paenibacillus sp. W2I17 genome:
- a CDS encoding carbohydrate ABC transporter permease produces MKSTQKKILLVVASILLVVWALVTVIPMYWMLVGSVQDSAMSASFKPQMIPEQLSLSPYERFFAKTDAWRWLYNSLLISIILTVTNVFFASLAGYAFAKLKFPGSQAVFWTLLGTMMIPAQVTLIPLYILMVNVFDLGDTYTAIILPAAVSVGNIFLMKQFMSTLPTSLIHAARIDACSEFGIFWKVILPMAKPGIAVLAIFTFVASWNEFFWPFLITNSNEMRTIQVGLASFVFAESTDFGAMMAGATIGALPMIILFFSLQRYFLQGITIGAVKG; encoded by the coding sequence ATGAAATCAACACAGAAAAAGATACTGCTCGTTGTTGCATCCATTCTGCTGGTGGTCTGGGCGCTGGTGACGGTCATTCCGATGTATTGGATGCTCGTTGGTTCGGTGCAGGATAGTGCGATGTCGGCTTCGTTTAAACCACAGATGATTCCGGAGCAATTGTCGTTATCACCATATGAGCGCTTTTTTGCCAAAACCGATGCCTGGCGCTGGTTATACAATTCGCTGCTCATCTCGATCATTCTGACCGTAACAAATGTATTCTTCGCCTCCCTGGCGGGATATGCATTTGCCAAACTAAAGTTTCCGGGTAGTCAGGCGGTATTCTGGACTTTGCTTGGGACAATGATGATTCCGGCACAGGTGACGCTGATTCCCTTGTACATTCTGATGGTCAACGTGTTTGACCTAGGGGATACGTATACGGCCATTATTCTGCCTGCTGCCGTTAGTGTGGGCAACATTTTCTTGATGAAACAGTTTATGTCTACGCTGCCCACATCGCTGATACATGCGGCACGTATAGATGCATGCAGTGAGTTCGGTATCTTCTGGAAAGTCATTCTGCCGATGGCAAAGCCGGGAATCGCGGTGCTGGCAATTTTCACGTTTGTAGCTTCGTGGAATGAATTTTTCTGGCCGTTTCTGATTACCAATTCCAACGAGATGCGTACCATCCAGGTAGGGCTGGCTTCGTTCGTATTTGCCGAATCAACGGATTTCGGCGCAATGATGGCCGGGGCTACAATAGGTGCGCTACCCATGATCATTCTGTTTTTCTCACTGCAACGTTATTTCCTACAAGGCATTACGATAGGTGCAGTAAAAGGTTAG
- a CDS encoding carbohydrate ABC transporter permease produces MQTALAPKPSVPRTSRVARFWRDYGWAYLFILAPVLLFLIFTLYPVLTALVMSFQKYNIMNSTWVGLDNYERLVKDETFWKSIKNTVIFTVGTVPVNILITFVLSYFIYQMKSKWQTFFKATMYLPAVASGVTISIVWLAIFDPTDSGLLNRFLGLFGLDPVIWLGQSGTALFSLILMNWLGSHGAGIILYLAAMGGIPKSLYEAADIDHASGWTQFSKITWPLLKPTTLYLLVTGVITSFQVFISVYLMTQGGPNFATTTIAYLIYETAFKFYEFGLASAQSFVLAIIIIVISVIQFKYFSSDIEY; encoded by the coding sequence ATGCAGACCGCCCTTGCGCCAAAACCGTCCGTGCCCCGGACTTCCCGGGTTGCCCGGTTTTGGCGAGACTACGGGTGGGCGTATTTGTTTATTTTGGCGCCTGTCCTGCTGTTTCTCATTTTCACACTGTATCCTGTTCTGACGGCTCTTGTGATGAGCTTCCAGAAATACAATATTATGAACTCGACGTGGGTTGGATTGGATAACTACGAGCGACTGGTGAAGGATGAGACGTTCTGGAAGTCGATTAAAAATACAGTCATCTTCACCGTAGGCACAGTCCCGGTCAATATTCTCATTACATTTGTACTGTCCTATTTCATCTATCAAATGAAAAGCAAATGGCAGACATTTTTCAAAGCTACCATGTATCTGCCTGCGGTAGCCTCCGGGGTGACCATATCCATTGTATGGCTGGCGATCTTTGATCCGACGGATTCGGGGCTGCTCAACCGTTTTCTCGGCTTGTTCGGCCTTGACCCAGTAATCTGGCTGGGCCAGTCGGGAACGGCACTCTTTTCCCTCATTCTGATGAACTGGCTTGGATCGCACGGAGCGGGCATTATTCTGTATCTGGCAGCCATGGGTGGTATTCCGAAATCACTATACGAAGCGGCGGATATTGATCATGCCAGCGGCTGGACCCAGTTCAGCAAGATTACATGGCCACTCCTCAAACCAACGACGCTGTATCTGCTCGTCACAGGTGTTATTACATCCTTCCAGGTGTTCATCTCGGTATATCTGATGACACAGGGTGGACCAAACTTTGCGACAACAACAATCGCTTATCTGATCTACGAGACGGCATTTAAGTTCTATGAGTTCGGATTGGCTTCGGCTCAGTCGTTTGTACTGGCGATTATCATCATTGTCATCTCCGTCATTCAGTTCAAATATTTCTCCAGCGATATTGAGTATTAG
- a CDS encoding ABC transporter ATP-binding protein, which translates to MARVEFRQVRKEFKDDHKGTFTAVAGSDFVIEDKEFVVFVGPSGCGKTTSLRMIAGLEKQTSGDIVIGDRLVNDLHPKDRDIAMVFQDYALYPHMTIRENLSFGLKNLKKPKSYIDEQVQNAASILGLEAMLERKPRELSGGQRQRVAVGRAIVRDPQVFLFDEPLSNLDAKLRVQMRVELGELHKRLGATIVYVTHDQVEAMTLGERIVVMNHGDIQQVASPKELYASPRNMFVAGFIGSPAMNFIDARIEGTQVVVDGASFTLSEGVLARLQSHQGKPVIMGLRPEHIFGDDVAPNIPTDHMLQARVQVVEHLGSENLVYFHSGARTVTAKVHPETHAYVGMEKNFVLDLRKAHFFDPETELAIGRE; encoded by the coding sequence ATGGCACGCGTGGAGTTTCGCCAAGTGCGCAAAGAATTCAAAGACGATCATAAAGGAACGTTCACGGCTGTGGCCGGCTCGGACTTTGTTATAGAAGATAAGGAATTCGTAGTGTTTGTGGGTCCTTCGGGCTGTGGCAAGACAACGTCACTTCGGATGATTGCCGGACTTGAAAAGCAAACAAGCGGTGATATTGTGATCGGTGACCGGCTTGTTAACGATCTGCATCCGAAGGATCGCGATATCGCGATGGTGTTTCAGGATTATGCACTCTATCCGCATATGACCATCCGTGAGAATCTTTCCTTTGGCCTGAAAAATCTGAAAAAGCCAAAGTCCTATATTGATGAACAGGTGCAGAATGCGGCCTCCATTCTGGGACTGGAAGCGATGCTGGAGCGCAAACCACGCGAGCTGTCTGGTGGTCAGCGCCAGCGTGTTGCGGTAGGACGGGCGATCGTCCGGGATCCGCAGGTGTTTTTATTCGACGAACCACTGTCCAATCTGGATGCCAAGTTGCGGGTACAGATGCGGGTGGAGTTGGGTGAGCTGCATAAACGTCTCGGTGCCACGATTGTGTACGTGACGCATGATCAGGTAGAGGCCATGACACTTGGGGAACGCATCGTGGTCATGAATCATGGAGATATTCAGCAGGTGGCTTCACCGAAGGAACTGTATGCGAGTCCGCGGAATATGTTTGTTGCCGGATTTATCGGTTCCCCGGCGATGAACTTCATTGATGCCCGGATTGAAGGCACGCAGGTTGTCGTGGACGGTGCATCATTCACCTTGTCAGAGGGTGTACTCGCTCGTCTTCAGAGTCATCAAGGCAAGCCGGTGATTATGGGTCTGCGTCCAGAGCATATTTTTGGTGATGATGTCGCTCCGAATATCCCGACAGACCATATGCTGCAGGCGCGAGTTCAGGTTGTAGAACATCTGGGCTCCGAGAATTTGGTGTATTTCCATTCCGGTGCCCGTACTGTTACGGCCAAGGTTCATCCGGAAACACATGCTTATGTAGGTATGGAGAAAAATTTTGTGCTGGACCTGCGTAAGGCGCACTTTTTCGATCCAGAGACGGAGCTTGCGATTGGACGTGAGTAA
- the nagZ gene encoding beta-N-acetylhexosaminidase codes for MSGPKELYQSKLKQMTLREKIGQMLLCGFHGTEAAGDVEPFLRKYPIGGVIYFARNVESPEQVEQLSSGLQQIAKSSGNVPLWISIDQEGGMVARITEGITLMPGPMAIAAAGSIDDAYQAAYISGLELKSMGINMNFAPVLDVNNNAANPVIGVRSFGESPQSVAEYGARTIAGIQDAGIAATAKHFPGHGDTDTDSHLDLPIITHDRERVERLELIPFRAAIAEGVDAMMSAHIYFPALEPERLPVTLSQTVLSGLLRQELGYQGMIVTDCMEMDAIAVNYGTVDAAVMAVEAGADLVLISHTAKLQAEAFEALLAAVRSGRISERRIDESVIRLLMYKAKRGLLESETGGVDEVNILVSNAPALSSWSERNSSLHQEVARRISENSITLVRDQLNMLPLKPERTLVITVATSVTTIADEQLTQTFTLGSALSMYGLDVVDLTVTPEEVAIRSARLLQAAEADDIRQIVVGTYNAGSPSGDPQCRLIGWIQQLGKPLAVVALRSPYDLLALPDAEVYVAAYESRPLAMDSVAQALMGRIPFAGKLPVTLKQTDDERADVS; via the coding sequence ATGAGTGGGCCAAAAGAGTTATACCAGTCGAAGCTGAAACAGATGACCTTGCGTGAGAAAATCGGGCAAATGCTGCTTTGTGGTTTTCATGGCACCGAAGCTGCTGGCGATGTGGAACCCTTTCTCCGAAAGTATCCCATCGGTGGCGTGATCTATTTTGCGCGCAACGTTGAGTCGCCAGAGCAGGTAGAGCAGTTATCGTCAGGGCTACAGCAGATTGCCAAAAGCAGCGGTAATGTGCCGCTCTGGATATCCATTGATCAGGAGGGCGGCATGGTTGCTCGAATTACCGAAGGGATAACCTTGATGCCCGGACCAATGGCCATTGCCGCTGCCGGTTCCATTGACGATGCGTATCAGGCGGCATATATCAGTGGGTTGGAGCTGAAGTCCATGGGCATTAACATGAACTTTGCTCCGGTATTGGATGTGAACAATAACGCGGCCAATCCGGTCATCGGTGTACGATCATTCGGCGAATCTCCACAATCCGTTGCAGAATATGGGGCCAGAACCATTGCGGGAATACAGGATGCTGGGATTGCAGCGACAGCCAAGCATTTCCCGGGGCATGGGGATACGGATACCGATTCCCATCTGGACCTCCCGATCATCACTCATGATCGTGAACGGGTAGAGCGCCTGGAGTTGATTCCATTCCGAGCCGCTATCGCCGAAGGTGTCGATGCCATGATGTCGGCGCATATTTATTTCCCTGCACTGGAGCCAGAGCGTCTGCCCGTAACGCTATCGCAAACCGTATTAAGCGGTCTGCTTCGCCAGGAACTGGGTTATCAGGGCATGATCGTGACAGATTGCATGGAGATGGATGCTATTGCCGTGAATTATGGCACTGTCGATGCAGCCGTAATGGCGGTAGAGGCCGGGGCAGATCTGGTGTTAATTAGCCATACGGCTAAGCTTCAGGCAGAGGCATTTGAAGCATTGTTAGCAGCTGTGAGGAGTGGGCGGATTAGCGAGAGACGTATTGATGAGTCGGTGATTCGCTTGCTGATGTACAAGGCGAAGCGTGGTTTGTTGGAGAGTGAAACGGGTGGTGTTGATGAAGTGAATATTTTAGTATCAAATGCTCCTGCTCTATCCAGTTGGTCGGAGCGCAACAGTTCTTTACACCAAGAGGTTGCCCGCCGTATTAGCGAGAACAGTATCACACTGGTGCGCGATCAGTTGAATATGCTGCCTTTGAAGCCGGAACGCACGCTGGTCATAACGGTTGCCACGTCCGTGACGACAATTGCCGACGAACAGTTGACTCAGACGTTCACCTTGGGCTCAGCCTTATCCATGTATGGTCTGGATGTTGTCGATCTGACGGTCACGCCCGAGGAAGTTGCCATTCGTTCCGCACGTCTGCTTCAGGCAGCGGAAGCAGATGACATTCGGCAGATTGTGGTGGGAACCTACAATGCGGGAAGTCCCTCCGGCGATCCACAGTGTAGGCTGATTGGTTGGATACAGCAATTGGGTAAACCACTGGCTGTTGTGGCATTGCGAAGCCCCTATGATCTGCTGGCGCTTCCGGATGCCGAGGTCTATGTAGCGGCTTACGAGAGCCGGCCACTTGCCATGGATAGCGTCGCTCAGGCGCTGATGGGGCGCATTCCTTTTGCGGGGAAACTTCCTGTAACGTTAAAGCAGACAGATGATGAAAGAGCAGATGTCTCCTAG
- a CDS encoding ABC transporter substrate-binding protein: MKKKGLVWTMLLMMVLVTACGNSGGAASDDPNADDTVTVWTYPVHGTYEDELKDLISDFNKEHPNITVKTEMLSWAEGPKKFDVALNAGNPPDLYFHSVDGTYVNTGLALELDSYLTPEIKDDYLPGTLDLGQIQGKQYGLPLYQFQWAWGGNKRTLEEAGIDWKSIQQNGWTWSEFNDAAAKLTKTLDGGTKQYALVTDGTSLDFIEMLSRNNGMIDVLDKDGTFQWNDGRILDTLSFIKNLMDQGYMPKETAALAPAKRTDMFYAGETAIISKAIPYYDVMIQNRNKDIDDGKVQGEKIDFVLLPVPHNDDQPAATTMGGEGYVAFKQKKDKGEQHAKNTFLVMEALSGAKAGNSANELALPFVRQSQVELFKGKELGQPDNLAAAKVMAESIAMPVVLELDIDKASQQKQFKEQVVKPNIQALFSGEKSPEQIAEDFKSKGQQMFGQ, from the coding sequence ATGAAAAAGAAGGGTCTGGTATGGACGATGTTGTTGATGATGGTCTTGGTTACTGCCTGTGGGAATAGCGGGGGTGCTGCTTCAGATGACCCAAATGCTGACGATACGGTAACGGTATGGACCTATCCTGTACATGGCACATATGAAGATGAACTGAAGGATCTAATCTCTGATTTCAATAAAGAACACCCGAACATTACCGTGAAGACGGAAATGCTCTCCTGGGCGGAAGGGCCCAAAAAATTCGATGTCGCTCTGAACGCGGGCAACCCGCCGGATCTTTACTTTCATAGTGTAGACGGCACATATGTGAATACGGGATTGGCACTTGAGCTGGACAGCTACCTGACACCTGAGATCAAGGACGACTACCTGCCGGGTACGCTTGATTTAGGCCAGATTCAGGGGAAACAGTATGGACTGCCGTTGTATCAATTCCAATGGGCTTGGGGTGGGAACAAACGCACTCTGGAGGAAGCAGGCATTGATTGGAAGTCCATTCAGCAAAATGGCTGGACCTGGTCCGAATTCAACGATGCTGCTGCCAAGCTGACCAAAACGCTGGATGGCGGGACCAAGCAATATGCACTGGTTACCGACGGAACCTCGCTTGACTTCATTGAAATGCTGTCTCGTAACAACGGGATGATCGATGTTCTTGATAAAGACGGCACGTTCCAATGGAATGATGGTCGCATTCTGGATACCCTCTCTTTTATCAAAAACCTGATGGATCAAGGGTATATGCCGAAGGAAACGGCGGCTCTCGCTCCAGCGAAACGGACGGATATGTTCTACGCGGGGGAAACGGCGATTATCTCCAAAGCGATTCCTTATTATGATGTGATGATTCAGAACCGCAACAAGGACATCGATGATGGCAAAGTGCAAGGAGAGAAGATTGATTTTGTCTTGTTGCCTGTACCACATAATGATGATCAACCTGCGGCCACAACGATGGGCGGCGAAGGGTATGTAGCCTTCAAACAGAAGAAGGACAAAGGCGAACAGCATGCCAAAAATACGTTCCTGGTGATGGAGGCGCTTAGTGGTGCCAAAGCAGGGAACTCGGCCAATGAACTTGCGCTTCCATTCGTAAGACAGTCCCAAGTGGAACTGTTTAAAGGAAAAGAGCTTGGTCAGCCGGATAATCTGGCTGCTGCAAAAGTCATGGCAGAGAGTATCGCGATGCCGGTTGTACTGGAACTGGATATCGACAAAGCTTCCCAGCAAAAACAATTCAAGGAACAGGTTGTGAAGCCTAATATTCAGGCGCTGTTTTCGGGTGAAAAATCACCAGAGCAGATCGCAGAAGACTTCAAGAGCAAGGGCCAGCAGATGTTTGGACAATAA
- a CDS encoding methyl-accepting chemotaxis protein, with the protein MKKRIRNWFTLTVKKRLIAALLLFLIVPSITVGWLSYQKAADQVKMEIIRSAQAKTEMLSLQINQMLDMEKDNAAQMAAGITSNDIITKSPALQRQMDRMSQNHKELGVLTAGAEDGSWMKSPESEEQNYDPRERSWYTMGMSQDEPVISDTFQSASTGEWVVTAAVKLADGKGVFGANVSLNHLKESVDQIRIGKEGKLYMLDNGGKFLFHYNIESGTQSDESYINEMYTKESGTVKYTYDGHEVEAVYFTNPVTGWKIVGEMVPSEASEAVMPILIRSITIVASALVIGLILLIFIIRSIHRPLLQLTQAASKVSAGDLTVRVGLQRRDEFGQLGESFDMMTTSLRSVLGEVHDTSSQLAASSEELMASSEQTSKATEQVAELMQDAAAGTTLQNNSLAATGQLVGEMSIGVKEISSSAEDTARIALDASTKSEAGMVTVEEAVNHIQQVNDESKAMSVVIEDLRAKNEEILVIVAEITAIAKQTNILALNASIEASRAGEQGRGFAVVANEVKTLAHSSGASAERINELMHEMQEKTNAVQSTFARTGEGMVKSSQMVTEAGEAFNNIRTAVQLVAAQAGEVSAASRQIDGGMSHINKAVSDTMVLSDRIASGTEDGSAAAQEQLATMEEVAASSAALSRMAEDLQSMIERFKL; encoded by the coding sequence ATGAAGAAAAGGATTCGAAATTGGTTTACTTTAACCGTAAAAAAACGCCTGATTGCTGCATTGCTCCTGTTCCTGATAGTACCGAGCATTACCGTGGGATGGTTGTCTTATCAAAAAGCTGCTGACCAGGTTAAAATGGAGATTATCCGTTCCGCACAGGCAAAAACAGAAATGCTTAGTCTGCAGATAAATCAAATGCTCGATATGGAGAAGGATAACGCAGCTCAGATGGCGGCGGGTATTACTTCAAACGATATTATTACTAAATCCCCTGCACTGCAAAGGCAGATGGATCGGATGTCTCAGAATCATAAGGAACTGGGTGTACTTACCGCAGGTGCCGAAGATGGTAGCTGGATGAAGTCCCCTGAATCCGAGGAACAGAATTATGATCCTCGAGAACGTTCATGGTATACGATGGGTATGTCCCAGGATGAACCGGTAATCTCGGATACGTTCCAGTCGGCTTCGACGGGCGAATGGGTTGTGACCGCAGCGGTCAAGCTGGCTGACGGCAAAGGGGTATTCGGAGCCAATGTCAGTCTAAATCATCTGAAAGAATCCGTTGATCAGATACGTATTGGTAAAGAAGGAAAACTGTACATGCTGGATAACGGGGGCAAATTCCTGTTCCACTACAATATCGAATCCGGTACACAGTCGGATGAAAGCTACATTAATGAGATGTATACGAAGGAAAGTGGAACGGTGAAGTATACATATGATGGTCACGAAGTGGAAGCTGTGTATTTCACCAATCCGGTGACAGGTTGGAAAATTGTTGGTGAGATGGTTCCTTCCGAAGCAAGTGAGGCCGTAATGCCTATTTTGATCCGTTCAATTACAATTGTGGCATCTGCATTGGTTATCGGGTTGATTCTGCTTATATTCATTATCCGCAGCATTCACCGGCCATTGCTGCAATTAACGCAGGCAGCATCCAAAGTAAGCGCCGGGGATCTCACCGTTCGGGTAGGTTTACAGCGCCGGGACGAGTTCGGACAGCTCGGGGAAAGCTTCGATATGATGACGACCTCACTCCGTAGTGTGCTTGGAGAAGTACATGATACGTCCAGCCAGCTGGCGGCGTCTTCTGAAGAACTGATGGCAAGTTCCGAGCAGACATCCAAAGCCACAGAACAGGTGGCCGAACTGATGCAGGATGCAGCTGCGGGAACGACTTTGCAGAACAATAGTCTTGCTGCTACAGGTCAACTTGTGGGCGAAATGTCCATTGGAGTCAAAGAGATCTCTTCAAGTGCTGAAGACACCGCTCGTATCGCTCTGGATGCATCCACCAAGTCGGAAGCGGGTATGGTTACAGTAGAAGAAGCGGTTAACCATATTCAGCAGGTGAATGACGAGAGCAAAGCCATGTCTGTGGTCATTGAGGATCTGCGCGCGAAAAACGAAGAGATTCTTGTGATTGTGGCCGAGATTACGGCCATTGCCAAGCAGACGAACATTCTTGCATTGAATGCATCCATTGAAGCTTCAAGAGCTGGCGAGCAAGGGCGCGGATTCGCGGTCGTAGCCAACGAAGTGAAGACACTGGCTCACAGTTCAGGCGCTTCAGCCGAGCGGATTAATGAGCTTATGCATGAAATGCAGGAGAAAACCAATGCGGTGCAATCCACTTTTGCCCGTACGGGAGAAGGTATGGTGAAGAGTTCGCAGATGGTTACAGAAGCGGGCGAAGCATTCAATAACATTCGTACTGCGGTTCAGTTGGTGGCTGCACAAGCTGGAGAAGTATCCGCGGCTTCCCGTCAGATTGATGGGGGCATGAGTCATATCAACAAGGCAGTAAGTGATACAATGGTTCTGTCGGACAGAATTGCCTCTGGAACGGAAGATGGATCAGCGGCGGCTCAAGAGCAGTTGGCTACAATGGAAGAGGTTGCAGCTTCTTCGGCAGCATTGTCACGTATGGCTGAAGATCTGCAAAGTATGATTGAACGGTTTAAGTTGTAA
- a CDS encoding DUF1343 domain-containing protein yields the protein MGQLNGTEQIPAVKTGVDLLSRGLSHPWITGNRIGLITNPTGITPDFVSTIDVCARLANAMLTALYACEHGLCGELQAGVRFGDMLHPRLDIPVFSLYGDYKKPTPAMLAGVDTVLFDIQDVGIRYYTYASTLFHMMDACAGAGKRMLILDRPNPLGGNVVEGGVLNAGYESLVGAWRVPVRTGLTIGELALMVNSEMDVPCELDVVTMEGWQRSMEFADCGLPWMLPSPNMPTLDSVRVYAGTCLFEGTNVSEGRGTTRPFEWIGAPWVEGERLAERFREYKLEGVHVHPVYMSPTFSKHAGELCGGVRIFVTDSRKFRAVETGLVLLHELVSLYPEQFCWLEPPEPGSRYFIDLLAGGKVVRETIHDRAGFVRLIEAWNVQAAEWKERRKPFLLYE from the coding sequence ATGGGTCAGTTGAATGGGACCGAGCAGATCCCGGCTGTAAAAACGGGAGTTGACCTTCTGTCCAGAGGGTTATCGCATCCATGGATAACGGGTAATCGAATCGGTCTAATTACAAACCCGACTGGTATTACACCGGACTTTGTATCGACAATAGATGTGTGCGCCAGACTGGCTAATGCCATGCTTACAGCGCTTTATGCCTGTGAGCACGGACTGTGTGGAGAGCTTCAGGCGGGTGTCAGATTCGGAGACATGCTTCATCCACGTCTGGACATTCCGGTGTTCAGCCTGTATGGAGATTACAAGAAACCTACGCCTGCAATGCTGGCTGGAGTGGATACGGTGCTGTTCGACATTCAGGATGTGGGCATCCGTTATTACACGTATGCCTCAACCTTGTTCCATATGATGGATGCCTGTGCTGGAGCAGGCAAACGCATGTTGATTCTGGACCGTCCCAATCCGCTGGGTGGAAACGTTGTGGAAGGCGGTGTGCTGAACGCGGGGTATGAATCACTCGTTGGCGCTTGGCGTGTACCTGTACGTACCGGATTGACGATAGGTGAACTCGCCCTGATGGTCAACAGCGAGATGGATGTACCTTGCGAATTGGACGTGGTTACCATGGAAGGATGGCAGCGCTCCATGGAGTTTGCGGATTGTGGTCTTCCCTGGATGTTACCCTCTCCCAATATGCCCACGCTGGACAGTGTGCGGGTATATGCGGGTACGTGCCTGTTCGAAGGCACTAATGTATCGGAGGGCAGGGGCACGACCCGCCCATTCGAGTGGATTGGGGCACCCTGGGTTGAGGGTGAGCGTTTGGCGGAACGATTTCGGGAATACAAGCTGGAAGGTGTGCATGTGCATCCAGTGTACATGTCGCCAACATTCTCCAAACATGCAGGTGAACTGTGTGGTGGTGTAAGGATTTTTGTAACGGACAGCAGGAAATTTCGGGCGGTAGAGACAGGGTTAGTGCTTTTGCATGAACTGGTTTCACTTTATCCGGAGCAATTCTGCTGGCTGGAGCCGCCAGAGCCAGGTTCAAGGTACTTTATCGACCTGCTGGCAGGGGGGAAGGTAGTCAGGGAAACCATTCATGACCGCGCGGGCTTCGTTCGTTTAATCGAAGCGTGGAATGTACAGGCAGCGGAATGGAAGGAGCGGCGAAAGCCGTTTTTGTTATATGAATGA
- a CDS encoding serine hydrolase, which translates to MFRILLALILCAGPILGQAGIMASAAQATQAVHIEVNGEQQSWKNAPLIIKGSTFVPLRDVVTSVKGTLKWDNRTKTATITVGRDKLIHQAGSNSIKVNKVDLATGVNSRTVNGTLMVPVRAMANAIKADIKVQRTATGQMSVNMVTDQVSLLNSEVASVDTYLREINYPGMALIARDGEVLLKQGYGLADEQTLNRPDQKTRIASLSKSFTAASILSLVEDGKINVQDPISKYISGIPKGDQITLHMLLSQTSGLPSAFGRGEGTSMEETVEEIRHKTLKFEPGSAYLYSNSGYVLLAYVVEQVSGMSYADYVQQTILKPLGMKNSGEASRKVHTISGFVQEDNAWVTAPYYVSQSGSGTIYSTVDDMLKWDRALYTDKILSQDTIEQMYEPYSDKNYGYAWILKENGMNRTVFHNGSGGGFATAFSRNLSDDITIILLGNHAGMDMTSLLDEVEAQTAKALQLQ; encoded by the coding sequence ATGTTCCGCATTCTGTTAGCGCTCATCCTGTGTGCAGGCCCGATTCTGGGACAAGCTGGTATTATGGCATCCGCAGCGCAGGCGACGCAAGCAGTTCACATTGAAGTGAATGGTGAGCAACAATCCTGGAAGAACGCACCACTTATAATCAAAGGTTCAACGTTTGTTCCACTGCGGGATGTGGTCACATCGGTCAAAGGCACGTTGAAATGGGATAATCGCACCAAGACGGCTACCATTACCGTTGGCAGAGACAAGCTGATACATCAGGCTGGCAGCAATTCCATTAAAGTAAATAAGGTCGATCTGGCTACAGGTGTGAATTCACGTACCGTTAACGGTACGTTGATGGTACCTGTCCGGGCAATGGCTAATGCAATCAAGGCAGACATCAAGGTCCAACGCACAGCCACGGGGCAGATGAGTGTAAATATGGTCACTGATCAAGTCAGCTTGCTGAATAGCGAGGTTGCCAGCGTGGATACATATCTGCGCGAGATCAACTATCCAGGTATGGCTCTGATCGCCCGCGATGGTGAAGTACTTCTAAAGCAAGGCTACGGACTTGCCGATGAACAGACGCTGAATCGCCCGGATCAGAAGACCCGAATCGCATCGCTGAGCAAATCCTTCACGGCCGCGTCCATTCTGAGTCTCGTGGAGGATGGTAAGATTAATGTGCAAGATCCAATCTCCAAGTATATCTCTGGTATACCAAAGGGAGATCAGATCACGCTGCATATGCTGTTATCCCAGACTTCAGGTCTGCCATCCGCATTTGGTCGGGGTGAAGGAACTTCTATGGAAGAGACTGTAGAAGAGATTCGTCACAAAACGCTGAAGTTTGAACCGGGGAGTGCCTATCTATACAGCAACAGCGGTTATGTTTTGCTTGCATACGTCGTTGAACAGGTATCTGGCATGAGTTATGCCGACTACGTGCAGCAGACGATACTGAAACCACTTGGTATGAAGAATTCGGGAGAGGCCTCCCGTAAAGTGCACACGATTAGTGGTTTTGTTCAAGAAGATAACGCATGGGTAACTGCGCCTTACTATGTGTCTCAATCCGGATCAGGAACCATCTATTCCACGGTGGACGATATGCTGAAATGGGATCGTGCGTTGTATACAGACAAGATTCTAAGCCAGGATACGATTGAACAGATGTATGAGCCTTACTCCGATAAAAACTATGGCTACGCCTGGATTCTCAAAGAAAACGGCATGAATCGTACCGTCTTCCACAACGGTAGTGGTGGCGGGTTTGCTACAGCCTTTTCACGTAATCTGTCCGATGATATCACGATTATCCTGCTCGGCAACCACGCAGGTATGGACATGACTTCACTTTTGGATGAAGTTGAGGCACAGACAGCCAAAGCACTGCAATTGCAATAA